ttaaaGTGTCTTGATTGATTCAGGGATGCTTGACCACATCACGGTAGAATATTATGGTGTTAAGACACCCATCAACAGGATGGCAGCTATCTCAGTATCAGACCcaaaaactctaaaacttaCTCCATTTGATCCAAGCGTATGTGTTGCTTCTTAACTCTGATcttcacatttttttaatttattttctttttcagttCGTGTTGGAGCCAAATCTCAGTACGCCACTGATGTATATCCGTAGATCCTGTTTTCTTTCACTTAAAGACGAATTCAAATGTATTCTTCATATTTCATCATTTAGTTTTCCTTCAATATTGAATATTTCGGTGAACTTTGTATCTCGAGAATCTTCAATTCTGAAGAGCGTAGTCACGGATAATAATTTGCGTAAAAATATGCATAAGAAATAGAGAATCTTTTGCAGACCTTGAAAGAGTTGGAGAAAGCCATAATTTCGTCGCCCTTGGGTCTAAATCCTCGGTCCGATGACCAACAGCTGATTATACCGATACCATCGTAAGAGCTTTTCCCTTTGCTATGAATCTGttactaataatttttaaatgtaagATTTTCCATTCCAATTATCGAAAATTGAATCTATCTTGCTACAAGAATAAAATCTGCCATTCATTTATTATGTCTTCCTTATGTTAGAAGCCCAGTAAACTTTTTATTCTCTCTCTATACTAATATAACTTAGTACATACTTGTGTTCACTGAACGATGTTAATGCACTAATTTTATACTTCGGTGGTGCTTTCAATTGGCAGATTGACTAAAGAACACACTCAAGTGAGTATTAAATTAATGTTTCTTCTAATTCAAATATGATGTATTTTGTCATTGATGACCAGAAGCCCTTTTCTCTGATGATAAACTTCCAATATGGTCAAAATGTCTCTTAACAGGCTATAATTAAAGTGGTTGCGAAATCATCTGAAGATGTGAAGCAAAGCATTAGAAGATCACGCCAGAAGGTACTGCTGCGAGCACCAAGAAGTTTCCTTGAAAGTTCATGACTTATAAAATGGCAGCGGATTGAAATCGGTCATTTAGTCATTATTATCTGACTTGGTTTGTGCATAGTCGCTTCCATTTTATTGTCAGATGTATATTTTCGTACATCTCTTGCACCCATAAAATGGCTTTCCTAGCactttttcctaaaaaaaaaaaagaaaagaaaagaaaagaaattcattatatttttcaagatATATCTACGTGCGTGAGGTAACATCTAGTCAAGATCAAATTGAAGTATACTGAAAAGAGGTACAATCCTGTTTTGTTGCACTACTTGTGACATAGAGTAAatggatcaaaattttggaaGGTGTTTCTAGTTAATGCATACCTGTGGTGGTTTACCTTTTGTAAACGCTATGTTATGCTGTCTGAAATGTTTTATgaatgtttctttttcttttcttttctttttgtgtGTTTGTGTAAGACGCAGAATAGAATCTGCTTTGGTGGACAATGAATCTTTGATCAGAAACATTTTCTTGCTTATTCACTTAACGCCTAATATCATGGTTACAGGCATTGGACAGCATTAAAAAAGTAGCACCCAAGAAGAAGGATAAAGATAAAGCAGGATCAAGTTTGTCAGAAGATGAAGTTAAACGAATGGAGAAAGAAGTGAGTTGCATACATTGTTGCGAACAAGACTTGATGTGCTTGTGATTCAATTATCACTTGGCTTTTTTTACATTTCAGATAGATGATTTGACAAAGAAGTACATAAAGAAGGCTGAAGATATGTGCAAGAATAAGGAAAAGGAAATTAAAGTAGGCTGAATGATGGATCTTCGTGTGCCTTATTTTTTGCACAGTGAATTGGGAGAAGTGTAGCCTCTTTCATGTCATTCGTGTCTAAGCTAATTCAATGAATGATTCAATAGCATTTTGATACCGGCACTTGTGGTTTAAATATCATCTCCGTTCACTGTTTGTGTCTGCATAACTTATTTGTAGTGTTGTTTTCAAATGCATTTGCATTAGATTTATTTAAATCAGCACCCTGTACATCTCATAGTTGCAGACCCTGTTTTCTTATGAATCTTAAACTGTAGCTCTTATTGTGTTTGcccaaaatttgtttttcatgaTATTATGGCAAATGATACCAAACAGCCtagtgaaaattttaaaaattatataaccCCTTACATGAAATCAACAATATCTTAAAACcttgtatttttaaaacaagGAGTAAAATAGGCAAATATGACTGACTTTTAATGTCTGTTCCAAAACCGGATTCTCAAAGCTTATGAATCTCGAAAATTTCATCCatcaaataaaatgaatttacAACTATTTCGTACAAAATCTTCACATTGAAATGGCACAAATCCAGTGCACTGAGATTTAAGCAAGATTTAAGAGCGTTGTGATTATATGTACAACTTATGTAAAAACGGAATTACACTATGCTATAACTGGAAAATTTCTTCTCTTATGTGATCAAATGTTAGTCTTTGGATCATCAAAATATATgtcaattttcataaaaatttgaatCTAATGATTTTGATAAAAGGGGAGAAACACTATTATAGCATAAACTAACCCGTAAAAACGTTTCTAGTCTTCTAAACTGCCAAAAATAGTCTCTCTTGTTACAAGCCTTATACCACGCACCCATAACTCTGCTGTTTCCTCTCCTCCGTCACACACAAAATGGAATTCCTTGTTCTTTGAAGTGATCACATAGAAAATTCCTGGCTTACTACCATCGCCTTTTGTTCGTCTGTGTCTCTGGAAACTTATGCTAGAGCCTACTTCAGCTTTTCTGCATATGACATTTCGACAGCTTGAATTTCCCCATCGAAGTACTCCGCTAGATCCTACCATTTTAATGATCTTTGTGTGCGGAGATCCTTTCCCTCCCTTTGTGTGCTTCAGTACCGTAGCACCGCATAATACCAGCTTGCGTGCAAGTGCATTTAGTATGATGTATTTGGCATCATTTTGCAGCCCCCCATATTTTCTAGCAAGTGATAACGCAGTTTCACCCTTTGCATTTTTCGCATCACAATGTGCCCCATTGG
The Primulina huaijiensis isolate GDHJ02 unplaced genomic scaffold, ASM1229523v2 scaffold4153, whole genome shotgun sequence genome window above contains:
- the LOC140969393 gene encoding uncharacterized protein — translated: MAIALRRALISSRNFVHTLRASSIRFNHQFSSIISSHPNSSHHFDAHTFSNSPSTNFHQFDARRSFAKGRKQQIKEEEESEEEGEEEEHDDEDDEGRSDHGNVGASAKVAAASQMDAAVDALSRELTKLRTGRASEGMLDHITVEYYGVKTPINRMAAISVSDPKTLKLTPFDPSTLKELEKAIISSPLGLNPRSDDQQLIIPIPSLTKEHTQAIIKVVAKSSEDVKQSIRRSRQKALDSIKKVAPKKKDKDKAGSSLSEDEVKRMEKEIDDLTKKYIKKAEDMCKNKEKEIKVG